Part of the Pyricularia oryzae 70-15 chromosome 3, whole genome shotgun sequence genome, AGACACCTAAGGAAACAGTCACCGGAACAATCGTCCGTGCTACGTTCGTTTTGGAAGCTAGGATACAGTTAGAAAGAAATCGACCTCCcgaagaagcaaaaaaggaGCTAATTAAGTGCCTAAACTCTCTAGTCTCGGTTTTCCTCTTCCTGACATGCAACGGtcagaaaagaaaggaaagacGGGAGACTAATCCCAAGGGGCATCAAAACAAGGCTTAGCGCTGCATCTTGGCTGGTAAAGAGGAATACGGGGCAAAGGGGGAGCAGCACTGGTGGATGTACGCGTGTGACTGGATGATGGCATGCTCCCCGAACAAATCAAAAGATGGCTGCAAGCCTCCCTGGTGACGGGGACATGCTTACTGAGGAGGGTGTTGCAAATTTCTCCCTTGTTGGTCATCTAGTTTTGCACCTCAGGTGGTATTCTGATCACCAACCGATTAATTATAATATCGTTTCATCTTACAAGGGTGCGCTTCCGTTCTTCCCATTCTTCTAGTCCCTAtttacccccccccccccccccacctCCCGCAATAACTTCCGCAGAGGCCCCCATTTGAGGCATTGCATCCCATCTTTCATAGCCCAAACTCCTGTCACCCCATCTGTGCAGCTTTACTCCTTGTCACCTGAAGATCCGAACTCCCAATTCCATTGCGACCTTGACCCCACGAATCTATTTGACCCGAAGCCTGCCGCTCGCAAAGAGATCATCTCTGGGCCAATTCAATTTTCGCACCCTTTTGAACCTTGCCGCCACTCTAAGTCATATTTCTTTTCCATTCCCGCAGCAAACGACGAAGATCTGCTTGCCGCCCTCCTGCAAGCCAACCGCCCAATCTACGGGCAAACGGTCGGCGCTCTGCAAAGCAACATCAGGCACCCGGCTGGCATTGCGCTCAGCGTGATCCCTCACTTTTGGGCCACACTGCAATCCGGCCTGCATCTTTTTACAGCAAATTGTGGCGCGTTGCCGCCATAGGCGCTCAACATGATCCTGTCGCCGCGAAGCCGCCGGCCGCTGGTCCTGGCCGTAATTATTGGCATCTTTTTTATGTTCCTAATTCATCGATCCCAACCAGATACAGGATTTCCGACAATATTTAAGCCGCAGCAAGCACCGGTTGGCAGTCAAGGCTCTTGGACTGCACCAAAGCCAGCAGTCGCCGCAGACAGTCAAGGCTCCTTGATTGTACCAAAACCACCAGTCTCAGCGTTCGACGATGAACCCTCGCCGCAGCTGGTAGAATATTGGACCGCGGTTCTCGATGCGGTCATGGAGGCGGAACCTCAGATCCAGGCAATCAAGCTCTCGCAGCCGAGCCCAGATGCTGAAGACACGGACCCAAATGTGCAGAGGTCAAAagaaatcgatatcgttcgTCGGATAGAGCACGTCGTCATGACCGCTTCGGATCGCGCAATACTCAAGTCCACTCATGCGCAGATGGTCAAGAGTGCAAAACAGCTAGGTCCGACGATACCTTATAAGAAGAACTCCAAAGGCATCGTCATGACCGCCGGCGGCAAATACGTCGGAAACGCGATTCTATCGCTCACCATGCTCCGACGTACCGGCTCCAAGCTCCCCGTGCAGCTCTTCATCGATGGTGCCGACAACTCTACCCGTGCACTCTGCGAGGGGAGCCTCCTCGACCTTGGTGTGGAATGCCGAAGCATGGATGCCATGTTTGATACTACTCCCCACATGCCTGAGCTGAAAAAGTACCAATACAAGGTCTTTTCGCTCCTATTCTCGTCCTTTGACGATGTGCTATTCCTTGATGCGGACTGCTACCCACTATACAGCCCTGACCACCTGTTCGATGCCGATCCATACAAGTCGTATGGTTTGGTCACCTGGCCCGATTTGTGGATATCAACCGTATCGCCAACCTATTATGAGATCGCCGGTGTCAGCAAGCCGCCGACTGTCCGGACGCGACGCACCTCCGAATCGGGCGTATTCATGATCAAGCGCTCAACGCACGCCGAGGATCTTTTACTGGCCACCTACTACAACTTTTATGGCCCGGAAAGGTACTATAGGCTGTTGTCTCAGGGTAGCCACGGCGAGGGCGACAAAGAGACATTCCTGCACGCTGCCATAGCGCTTGACAAGCCGTTTTGGGACGTTCACACGGTTCTAGGCTTCCTGGGCAGGTGGCTCAATGGCTCCTTCGAGGGCGTGGGCATGAAGCAGGCTGATCCCATTAAGGACTTTAACCTCTGGAAAGCTGAGGACCGCGATCATGCCGTGGATGGCCCGGACTCGCCCAGGTCCCCGTATATGTTCATGCATTTTAACAACCTGAAGGTTGACGTTCAAAACTCATTGAATGAGGTTATGGACAAGGTGCTGAGAATAAACGGCACCGGGCATGCCACCCCGTTATGGGGTGACGAGTCGTCGTTGAATAAACTAGTCGGCTATGATATCGAGAAGGTGATGTGGGAGGAGGTCATCAGATTGGCCTGCACCGACCCAGTCCAGGACGGATGTGATCGTCTGATTCCCTGGTACCAAAAAATGTTTCTCAAGTCAAAAAAGTCAGGCTGAGGATAAACGAAGGGGAAGAGAAACATGATCATGGGAAGGAGCAGAAGAAGAGGCTTCGAATCAACATAAGCAGCTCAAGCGTCGGTCGACGCGATTAAGGTCATTGGGAAGACCTAAGGAATCAGAAACGACCAAGAGCCGTGGTTTGAAGCCACATGAGCTCATACTTTGGGTGGTGAACGCCGGCGACTTGCCAGTCGCGTCTACGGCGAACATACATACGCGcccaggccagctagagGACTTGGTTTCACGACGACATGAGTCAGTGGAAGCATTGCTAACAATGGAGCTTGTTGCTTATCGGACTTTTGACACCACGAGCCAGTCATTGAGCACGTCATGAGAATGTCTCCTTCAGACTATGGAACGGCTGTGGCACAAAGCGATGAAAGCTTGAGGTAGCCAGTAGAGCTTACCAGCTTACCCGAGTACATCAAGATGTAGGGTATACGTGATTTGTACGATAAAGCTTCTTCAGGTTCCAGTCCTATTTTTTTCTATGTGCCTACCTTTTCTTCACTTATTACACAATGTTGTGATGACCCAATTAGATATTTTATTCTAATGCTATTCCGACTAAGAAGAGCTTATCTAATTCAGATGGTGACAAATTTATCAGTTTTGTTTGCATTGGTGATTTCAACGTCTTGTCTCCTTCTGGCTTGTTGTCTTGACGTAATGATTGTTGACAAAATATCTGGGGATTTCGCCCTGAAGATTTGGCCAGGCTAGCTGCTACGTAAAATAGACAAGGCCGGTTCGTAATGATTCATTAGACATGAAAGTATATCAGACTCGGACGAGACACCATTTCGCGTAATTCAATGTGATTCTGCTGCTGTTATGCACCGCCAAAGTATCATGCTCTTGTTCCAGTGTTCCACCCATTGGTCTGGTCCTTTCATGGCCAGTTTCTATGTATATTATTCTTAGATACACCTGATATAATACAGTATGTTACAATTCATGATCATTAATACCCACCGAGGTCAAGAGAGCAAAAGCTCTTCATCCAATCATAACCCTCGGCTCTATTTCTGCCCATCCACCAACGGGGTGGGCTCCCCAGggacggcgtcgtcgtcccAGTACTCGATGTCGCCGTTTTCGCCCAGCACGCCCTTCTTGAACGAGCGGCCGCGCTCGCGCGCCAGGTCCTCGACCGTGACCTTGCGGTCGCCAAAGATGCCGAGGTGGTCGCTGATGACGTGGCGGTTCTTGCACTCGCTGCAGGTGATGAGGACCGAGCCGTGGTGATAGCCCTGCTTGGATATCTTGTGCGCCGAGCGGTGTCCGCACGGCACGCACGTGAAATGAAGACTGTAGTGCGGCTGCGTCTCGACGCGCAGCTTCTCTAAGGGTTCGGGCGCTGCTCCGGCTGAGGAGGTTTTCGCATCAGAAGCCGagacggtggtggtggcggtggaaGGTGTTTGCGATGATGATTGTTGTGGTTGGGAGGGCTTGCTCGGTCGGGGGATAACGAAGGAGCGGTGCTGTTGGCGCGACGTCCTTGACACTAATGC contains:
- a CDS encoding DNL zinc finger domain-containing protein, which translates into the protein MASAFSSQYLKFLPRRLPQNATFSRSFISSPAPNTFTWSQATQRTSALVSRTSRQQHRSFVIPRPSKPSQPQQSSSQTPSTATTTVSASDAKTSSAGAAPEPLEKLRVETQPHYSLHFTCVPCGHRSAHKISKQGYHHGSVLITCSECKNRHVISDHLGIFGDRKVTVEDLARERGRSFKKGVLGENGDIEYWDDDAVPGEPTPLVDGQK